The Gloeomargarita lithophora Alchichica-D10 genomic sequence GCCCCGCATTGGTTTTCCGAAATCTTGAGACGACAACCTTACTCTACTTAGCTATAGATGGTGTTTGGCGGCGATAGATGATGTTGTCAACCGGGGTTCTTTGGCTGATTGGGTAGAGCTTTTGGATGCACTAAAATCCCAGCCAGTTGTCTTTGATAAACTGAAGCGTGTTATCCAGAACTATCCTGACCCCAGTGCCCAATCGTATCGTTTCTTTCAACAGGTAATTGACGGTGACCCACCCCGGCAACCAGGATTATCATGGGATAGAAAAACTACATCACCCTACGGGCAGGGTTTGGTTCTCATAGTCCCGCAGGAGGGCATAAAATTCTTCCCCTTCAATGGTCTCTTGCTCCAATAAACGTTCCACCAACTGATCCATCAGGGGGCGGTGGGTACGCAGGAGGCGGCGGGCTTCCTGGTAGGCTTTTTGGGTCATGGTGCGGACGAGGTGATCGACTTTATTGGCTAATTCATCGGAATAATTAGGGCGTTGCCACCACTCGGTCGCCTCCTCCAAACTCACCAACCCCAACTCGGACATCCCGTAGCGGGTGACCATTTCCCGCGCCAGTTCCGTGATCACCTGCAAATCATTGCTCGCCCCAATGGTCACTTCGCTCTCCCCAAACACCTCCACTTCGGCAGCCCGTCCCCCCAGGGTGGCAATAATTTGGTGATACATCCAACTGCGGGTATAAAGCCCGCTGTCCACCCGCTCCTCGTTAAATACCTGCTGGCTAAAGCCGCCAATACCCCCGGAGCGGGGAATAATCGTCACCTTATTTAAGGGGTCAGTGTCGGGTAGGAGGGCGATTAACAAGGCGTGACCAATTTCGTGATAGGCAATCAAACGTTTTTTCTTGCTATCCATCAAAGGATTCAAGGTCAACCCAATCGTCACCCGGTCAATGGCATCTTCAACTTCGAGGGGGGTCATGGCTTCCTTGCGGCGCCGGGCGGTGAGGATGGCCGCCTCGTTGAGTAAATTCGCCAGTGCCGCCCCGGAAAACCCCGGCGTACGGCGGGCGACAGTTTCCAGAGAGACTTCCGGGGCTAACTTTTTGTCCCGGGCGTGAACCCGCAAAATGCCTAAGCGTCCCTGAAAGGTCGGTAAATCCACCATCACCTGTCGGTCAAAGCGGCCAGGGCGCAGTAATGCCCCATCCAACACATCCGGGCGGTTGGTGGCGGCAATCACGATCACCCCCGTATTGCCTTCAAACCCATCCATTTCCGTCAAAAGTTGATTCAGGGTTTGCTCCCGTTCATCGTTACCACCGCCAATGCCCGCCCCCCGCTGGCGACCCACCGCATCAATCTCATCAATAAAAATAATGCAGGGTGCCTGTTCCTTCGCCTTGCGGAACAAATCCCGCACCCGGGAAGCCCCCACCCCCACAAACAATTCCACAAACTCCGACCCGGACATACTCAAAAACGGCACCCCCGCTTCCCCGGCGATGGCCTTGGCGAGCAGGGTTTTCCCTGTTCCTGGCGGCCCTACCAGCAGCACCCCGCGGGGAATCCGTGCCCCAATCGCCGTAAACCGATCCGGGTACTTGAGAAAAGTAACCACTTCCTGCAATTCTTCTTTAGCTTCTTCAATGCCCGCCACATCGTCAAATTTGACCCCCGTGTTGGCCGCCACCTGAAACCGCGCCCGGGACTGGCCGAAACTGAGGGCTTGCCCCGGCCCCCCCGGCGCATTGCTCAACCGCCGCAACAGGGCAATCAGGAGCAATAACAAAACTAAACCCAGCAAAATATTCGCCAACAACCCCATCACCGCCTGATTGTTCGGCTGATCCACCACCGTCAATTTCACCTTGGCTTGGCGAATTTGCCGCAGGAGTTCGGGGTTTTGTTCAAATAATTGCACCTCCAAGGGCGGTTCATTGGGGGGACGGTCTTTCAAACGCACCCGGGCGGTCTGTTGCTGGCGGTTGATGGCAATTTCCGCCACCTGATTTTGCTGAATTTTTTGGAGCAGTTCCGTATAACTCAAACCCAAATCCGCCGCCTGCCGTACCTGTGCCAGCCCTGGTGTGCCGGTCGCCAGTGCCAGACTTAGTACCGCCGCCGACAACCAACGGTGGGGTCGGACGCTGTCTTTTGCCGCCATAGTGCCTCGAATGCCAGACCTTTATCCTATCCTAGCTTGCCCGCCGCTCCTCTCTGGCACCGGGCATCGTCTGGGTCACCAACAGATGCCGATCCGCCCCCCAAGCCACCCAGCCCCAGGTTTGAAACCGCCCCAACAACCGAGTACAGGTCACCCGGCTGGTGCCAATCGCATTCGCCAAACTCTGATGGGTCAACCGCACCGCCAAACGCACCCCCGTGGGTACGGGTTCCCCCACCTCCTGCGCCAACAGCAAAAGCAAATGCCGCAATCGGTCTTCCACCCGGCGTTGCCCCGCCGTAATCGCCAACAGCGCCTCGGTTTGCCGCAACCGCCGCATCAACTGGAATAACAACACCTGCGCCAACGCCCCGGAGCGTTCTAGCTCTGCCAAACTTAGCCACAAACAATACACATCCGTCAACGCCCGCGCCTGGTAGGACACCAACCCCGTCAAAGGCATTCCCAGGGGCATCCCCGGCCCCGCCAACCCCACCAACACCTCATCCCCATTGCTCTGGGCGGTACTCAACTGCACCACCCCCTGACCCACCTGCCACAGCCCGTCTCCCTCTAGGGGCAAAAGCTCATGCCGGGGGAAAAACCGTCCCTGGCGCAACTTACCCGTGAGTTCCAAATGGGAACCGACCAACTCCCGCCAACTCATTTCTAGGGCAAAAACGCCGGACTCTTGCCGCATGGTCACGGTCATGGCGCACCCCCTATTTGGGCTAGTTAGCTTTCACCTTACCCCCCCAAGATCAACAATATGTAATCAACAGGTTAGGGTTTGGTTAAGAAATTCCTGGGGTTCACCAAAACCCAGCGCACTTGTCCTTGGGCAGCACCGGGGAGGGGTAATTTATTTATCGGGGTATCCTGGGGCGCAAACAGGGTGAGGGCGGTCGCTTGTCCGGGGGTAATGGGGGTGGGTTTTAGACCGAGGCATGATAATGCTTTTGTACTTAGGGCTTGCCACAGTTCCCCCGGTGTGAGTTGTCCCGGGGTCACCAACCCCGCCCAGAGGTAGCTGAATGCGCCTGCCAAACCCGCCAGACGGGGGGGAGCCAAGGCAAAGGGCACGGTTTTTTCTTCGTAGGTATGGGCGTGGTGGTCAATGGCAATGGCATCAATCACCCCGGTTTTTACCCCCTGAATCAGGGCGAAACGGTCTTCGGGATTGCCCAGGGGGGGGTCAAAGCGCAGGTAGGGGTTGTAATCCCCCAGGTGCGTGCTATCCCAGAGGAGATGCGCCCAGGTGGTACTGGCGGTGATGGGTAAACCCGCCGCTTTCGCCTGGGTGAGTAGCATGACCGAGCGACGGGTGGAAATCCGCATCAAATGTACGGGCGTACCAATGGCGTTCACCAATTCTAAAATGCCCGTCAGCGCGGTGGTTTCAGCGGCGGGGGGTATCTCCGGCAAACCCAGGGTCAGGCTGGCTGTGCCGGGGCGGGCGACTCCCATTGGGCTGAAACTGGGGTCACAGGGGCAAAGGGCAACGGGTTTCCCCAGGGGTCGGGCGTAGGTGAGCAGTTGTTGCAATAAACCTAAATCGGCCAGGGGTTGTCCATCGCTAAACCCCGCTACCCCCGCTTGGGCGAGTTCGGCAAGTTCGGCCATCTGTTCCCCCCCCAATCCCTGGGTCAATGCCCCCCACAGGTGCAATTGGATGGGAATTGCGGCCTGTTGCTGGTGCCACCATGCCAGCCCCGCCCGGTGATCCAAAACCGGTTGGGTTCCTGGCAATAGGGTTAAACGGGTAAAGCCCCCCTGCACCGCCTGGTTGGTTAATTGGGCGAGGGTTTCGCGCCCTTCGTGGCCTGGTTCACTACTTTGGCTATACAAATCCACCAGCCCTGGTCCCAAAATACATTCCTGGGCGGGATATTCTGGCACTCCATCCTGGGTAGGTAAATCTGTGTCAATCGCCGCAATCACCCCGTCTTCCAGCCAAACATCAGTAATTTCATCCCGTTGCCCCACCGGGTCAAGCAGACGTACCTGGCGCAAAATTAAATTATGACCGGGGTTTAGGACTCCAGCCGGTAGCCCAAATCCTGGAGTAGGCGGGGGGTTTGTCGCCATTTCGGTTCGACTTTCACAAACAGTTGTAAGTACACCGGGCCGCTGATTAATTTTTGCATTTCCTGGCGGGCTTGACTGCCAATGGTTTTCAGCATTTGCCCCTGATTGCCAATGATAATCGCTTTTTGGGACGGACGTTCCACCACAATTGCGGCAAAAATCCGGGTAATTTTCGGGGTTTCCTCCACCCGCTCCACCACCACCGCCACCGCATGGGGGACTTCTTCGCGGGTCAGGTGGAAAATTTGCTCCCGGATCAATTCCGCCATGATGAACCGCTCCGGCTGATCCGTGACCATCTCCGGGGGGTAATAACAGGGGCCGGGGGGCAGGGCTTGTAATAACTGCGCTTGCAATTCGGGAATGCCCTGGCCGGTGACGGCGGAAAAGGGGAGCAAAGGGGCGGCGGGCAATAAGGCTTGATAACTGGCGGTGATCCGCTCCCCCTGCTCATCGGCGACCAAATCCTGTTTATTCAAGCCCAATAATACCGGCGTTTTTTGAGTAGCTAACCCCTGGGCAATAAACCCATCCCCCGTCCCCGCCGGTTGCGAGCCATCTACCAGCAATAACACCACATCCACGGAGCGCACCAGGGTTTGGGCATTTTTGACCAGAATTTCCCCCAGGCGATGGTGGGGTTTGTGAATGCCGGGGGTATCCACCAAAATCATTTGCCCTTCGGGGAGGGTGACAATGCCCCGGAGCCGCTGGCGGGTGGTTTGGGCGGTGGGGGAAGTGATGGCAATTTTCTGCCCCACCAAATAATTTAATAGGGTAGATTTGCCCACGTTGGGTCGCCCCAGGAGAGCCACAAATCCCGAACGAAATGGGGTGGCATTCACTGGGGCGGTGTCCCTAAAACCAAAGCCAGGGTGCGCTG encodes the following:
- the era gene encoding GTPase Era, whose protein sequence is MNATPFRSGFVALLGRPNVGKSTLLNYLVGQKIAITSPTAQTTRQRLRGIVTLPEGQMILVDTPGIHKPHHRLGEILVKNAQTLVRSVDVVLLLVDGSQPAGTGDGFIAQGLATQKTPVLLGLNKQDLVADEQGERITASYQALLPAAPLLPFSAVTGQGIPELQAQLLQALPPGPCYYPPEMVTDQPERFIMAELIREQIFHLTREEVPHAVAVVVERVEETPKITRIFAAIVVERPSQKAIIIGNQGQMLKTIGSQARQEMQKLISGPVYLQLFVKVEPKWRQTPRLLQDLGYRLES
- a CDS encoding Crp/Fnr family transcriptional regulator, whose product is MTVTMRQESGVFALEMSWRELVGSHLELTGKLRQGRFFPRHELLPLEGDGLWQVGQGVVQLSTAQSNGDEVLVGLAGPGMPLGMPLTGLVSYQARALTDVYCLWLSLAELERSGALAQVLLFQLMRRLRQTEALLAITAGQRRVEDRLRHLLLLLAQEVGEPVPTGVRLAVRLTHQSLANAIGTSRVTCTRLLGRFQTWGWVAWGADRHLLVTQTMPGAREERRAS
- a CDS encoding dihydroorotase translates to MATNPPPTPGFGLPAGVLNPGHNLILRQVRLLDPVGQRDEITDVWLEDGVIAAIDTDLPTQDGVPEYPAQECILGPGLVDLYSQSSEPGHEGRETLAQLTNQAVQGGFTRLTLLPGTQPVLDHRAGLAWWHQQQAAIPIQLHLWGALTQGLGGEQMAELAELAQAGVAGFSDGQPLADLGLLQQLLTYARPLGKPVALCPCDPSFSPMGVARPGTASLTLGLPEIPPAAETTALTGILELVNAIGTPVHLMRISTRRSVMLLTQAKAAGLPITASTTWAHLLWDSTHLGDYNPYLRFDPPLGNPEDRFALIQGVKTGVIDAIAIDHHAHTYEEKTVPFALAPPRLAGLAGAFSYLWAGLVTPGQLTPGELWQALSTKALSCLGLKPTPITPGQATALTLFAPQDTPINKLPLPGAAQGQVRWVLVNPRNFLTKP
- the ftsH gene encoding ATP-dependent zinc metalloprotease FtsH gives rise to the protein MAAKDSVRPHRWLSAAVLSLALATGTPGLAQVRQAADLGLSYTELLQKIQQNQVAEIAINRQQQTARVRLKDRPPNEPPLEVQLFEQNPELLRQIRQAKVKLTVVDQPNNQAVMGLLANILLGLVLLLLLIALLRRLSNAPGGPGQALSFGQSRARFQVAANTGVKFDDVAGIEEAKEELQEVVTFLKYPDRFTAIGARIPRGVLLVGPPGTGKTLLAKAIAGEAGVPFLSMSGSEFVELFVGVGASRVRDLFRKAKEQAPCIIFIDEIDAVGRQRGAGIGGGNDEREQTLNQLLTEMDGFEGNTGVIVIAATNRPDVLDGALLRPGRFDRQVMVDLPTFQGRLGILRVHARDKKLAPEVSLETVARRTPGFSGAALANLLNEAAILTARRRKEAMTPLEVEDAIDRVTIGLTLNPLMDSKKKRLIAYHEIGHALLIALLPDTDPLNKVTIIPRSGGIGGFSQQVFNEERVDSGLYTRSWMYHQIIATLGGRAAEVEVFGESEVTIGASNDLQVITELAREMVTRYGMSELGLVSLEEATEWWQRPNYSDELANKVDHLVRTMTQKAYQEARRLLRTHRPLMDQLVERLLEQETIEGEEFYALLRDYENQTLPVG